The following proteins come from a genomic window of Miscanthus floridulus cultivar M001 chromosome 2, ASM1932011v1, whole genome shotgun sequence:
- the LOC136530384 gene encoding LOW QUALITY PROTEIN: probable nucleoredoxin 1-1 (The sequence of the model RefSeq protein was modified relative to this genomic sequence to represent the inferred CDS: deleted 1 base in 1 codon), translated as MAEAAPAAAGGGIGDILATAERDFLVRNSGEQVKISSIEASPVAIYFSASWCPPCRRFTPKLIEVYKELASQGKSFEVVFASADQNEEAFNEYFAKMPWLAVPFSDTEGRAALDGRFKVSGIPHLVILDAKTGEVYTEDGVEFVSEYGVEAYPFTPDRINELKEQEKAEKENQTIQSVLGTPTRDYLISNKGDKVPISELEGKYVGLCFVVDGYGPVIEFTNLLAKIYEKLKEVGEKFEVVAVSLDSEESAFNESFAKMPWLAIPQGDQKCEKLVRYFELRSLPTLVLIGPDGKTLNSNVADIIDEHGFEAWEGFPFSAEKLEILAEKAKAKAASQTLESLLISGELDFVIGKDGAKVPVSELVGKTVLLYFSAKWCGPCRAFLPTLVKEYNNIKAKNSDFEIVFISSDRDQSSFDDFFSQMPWLAVPLEDERKASLKKTFKIRGIPSLVAIGPTGQTVSRDAKAQLMIHGADAFPFTEERLEELQKKLDEMAKGWPQKLKHALHDEHELVLLRRGTYGCDGCEEMGSTWSYRCDECDFDLHPKCALGEEKKGEEEEGKSTDEAPAGHVCEGGVCRKA; from the exons ATGGCGGAGGCGGCGCCCGCAGCAGCCGGCGGCGGCATCGGGGACATCCTCGCCACCGCCGAACGGGACTTCCTCGTCCGCAACTCCGGCGAGCAG GTGAAGATCAGCAGCATCGAGGCGAGCCCTGTGGCCATCTACTTCTCGGCCTCATGGTGCCCGCCATGCAGGAGGTTCACGCCCAAGCTTATTGAAGTGTACAAAGAACTGGCCTCACAGGGCAAGAGCTTCGAGGTCGTCTTTGCTTCGGCTGATCAGAATGAGGAAGCATTCAATGAATACTTTGCAAAGATGCCATGGTTGGCCGTCCCTTTTTCTGACACCGAAGGCCGTGCGGCCCTTGATGGCCGGTTCAAGGTCTCTGGTATCCCACACCTTGTCATCCTTGATGCAAAAACCGGTGAAGTTTACACTGAAGATGGTGTTGAATTTGTGAGTGAGTATGGCGTGGAGGCTTACCCTTTCACACCAGATAGGATCAATGAACTGAAGGAACAGGAAAAGGCAGAAAAGGAGAATCAGACTATTCAAAGCGTGCTTGGCACACCTACTCGAGACTATCTCATTTCAAACAAGGGAGATAAG GTACCCATCTCTGAGCTTGAGGGGAAGTATGTTGGTCTGTGCTTTGTGGTGGATGGCTATGGACCAGTCATTGAATTCACTAATTTGCTTGCTAAGATCTATGAGAAACTCAAAGAAGTGGGGGAGAAATTTGAAGTTGTAGCTGTATCCTTGGACAGTGAAGAGTCAGCATTTAATGAGAGTTTTGCAAAGATGCCTTGGCTTGCAATTCCTCAAGGTGACCAGAAGTGTGAGAAGCTGGTTCGTTACTTTGAGCTTAGGTCTCTTCCTACACTAGTTCTGATTGGCCCTGACGGGAAGACACTGAACAGCAATGTTGCGGACATAATTGATGAGCATGGTTTTGAGGCATGGGAGGGCTTCCCCTTTAGTGCTGAGAAGCTGGAAATTCTTGCTGAGAAGGCAAAGGCTAAAGCTGCATCACAGACCTTGGAGTCCCTTCTTATCAGTGGTGAATTGGACTTTGTCATTGGGAAAGATGGTGCAAAG GTTCCTGTATCAGAACTTGTTGGGAAGACTGTCCTTCTTTACTTCTCAGCAAAATGGTGTGGACCATGCCGTGCCTTCCTGCCCACACTTGTCAAGGAATACAACAATATCAAAGCGAAGAACAGTGATTTTGAGATCGTCTTCATCTCCAGTGACAGGGATCAGAGCTCATTCGATGATTTTTTCTCTCAAATGCCATGGCTTGCTGTACCCTTGGAAGATGAAAGGAAGGCATCCCTGAAGAAGACCTTCAAGATCCGTGGGATCCCTTCACTTGTCGCCATCGGTCCTACGGGGCAGACAGTCAGCAGGGACGCAAAGGCCCAGCTAATGATCCACGGTGCTGACGCTTTCCCATTCACCGAGGAGAGACTCGAGGAGCTGCAGAAGAAGCTGGACGAGATGGCAAAGGGGTGGCCTCAGAAGCTGAAGCATGCGCTGCATGACGAGCACGAACTTGTCCTACTGCGCCGCGGTACGTACGGCTGCGATGGGTGTGAAGAGATGGGCAGCACATGGTCCTACAGGTGCGATGAGTGTGACTTTGATCTGCACCCCAAGTGCGCGTTGGGGGAGGAAAAGAAGGGCGAAGAGGAGGAAGGCAAGTCCACT GATGAAGCCCCTGCTGGGCATGTGTGCGAGGGAGGCGTGTGCAGGAAGGCCTAG